One region of Zingiber officinale cultivar Zhangliang chromosome 7B, Zo_v1.1, whole genome shotgun sequence genomic DNA includes:
- the LOC122007085 gene encoding histone-lysine N-methyltransferase, H3 lysine-9 specific SUVH1-like: MERRSNCTPVAENGVLDVKPLRSLAPMFPAPLGFDMVTRSNVPPLVCISPFGSSLSGLDPSLFTPNKVPSSMNEGAAHVATKSGANSFWTGGASILLVDDDEEEENPPSKGKSRTSGKRDKKLQAGSSGSDAKRKRLIKSSIKPLPLSLPMPDDPRESVDMILMNFDSLRRRLLQVDEAKDESNHHYLKAGSIMSARNVKTNVGKRIGSIPGVEVGDIFYFRFEMNLIGLHSLSMAGIDYLTTSFGDKDEPIAICVVSSGGYENEEDDIDVLIYSGQGGSGKNDKKPDNQKLERGNLALDRSFHRKNQIRVVRSAKDINCPTGKIYIYDGLYMIESSWTEKNKAGFNMFKYKLLREPGQPDGIAIWKMTQKWKENPSSRGKVILPDISSGAENIPVCLVNDVDDERGPNHFVYITSVKYPHPIDMMKPLQGCMCLSVCLPGDMNCSCANHNGGDLPYNSMGLLVCRKPLIYECCSSCQCTFNCRNRVTLKGIRLHFEVFRTSDRGWGLRSWDPIRAGTFICEYTGEVIDRSKLEDEIEEDEYIFQATYLGEKAMGFNCRPELLEEAELSTETEVFRSFPITLSAKNSGNIARFINHSCSPNVFWQPVLYDHGDEEYPHIMFFAMKHIPPMTELTYDYGPGTGSIHNKKCLCAAPICRGYFG; this comes from the coding sequence ATGGAAAGAAGATCTAATTGCACTCCGGTGGCTGAAAATGGGGTATTGGATGTGAAACCATTGAGATCTTTGGCTCCAATGTTCCCTGCACCATTAGGCTTCGATATGGTTACACGGTCAAATGTGCCACCCCTTGTTTGCATCAGTCCCTTTGGCTCGTCTCTTTCAGGTCTTGATCCTTCACTTTTCACCCCAAATAAAGTCCCTTCTTCCATGAATGAGGGAGCTGCTCATGTTGCAACGAAGTCTGGTGCTAATTCCTTTTGGACAGGAGGAGCAAGCATTCTACTTGtggatgatgatgaggaggaggagaatcCTCCTTCCAAAGGTAAAAGTCGAACCTCGGGCAAGAGGGATAAAAAATTACAAGCAGGAAGCTCAGGGTCAGATGCTAAGCGCAAACGACTTATTAAGAGTTCAATAAAGCCACTTCCCTTGTCACTACCTATGCCAGATGACCCAAGAGAGTCGGTGGATATGATCCTTATGAATTTTGATTCACTCCGCAGGAGACTTCTTCAGGTGGATGAGGCAAAAGATGAGAGTAATCATCACTATTTGAAAGCTGGGTCCATTATGTCTGCTAGGAATGTGAAGACTAATGTGGGAAAAAGGATCGGATCTATTCCAGGAGTTGAAGTTGGAGATATTTTCTATTTCAGGTTTGAGATGAACTTGATTGGTTTGCATTCTCTTAGTATGGCTGGTATTGATTACCTGACAACTAGTTTCGGTGACAAAGATGAGCCTATTGCTATTTGTGTTGTGTCATCCGGCGGCTATGAGAACGAAGAGGATGACATTGATGTCTTGATTTACAGTGGCCAGGGAGGTAGTGGCAAGAATGACAAAAAACCAGACAACCAGAAACTGGAAAGAGGTAATCTTGCTCTTGATAGAAGTTTTCACAGGAAGAATCAGATTCGGGTTGTACGTAGTGCTAAAGATATTAACTGTCCAACTGGTAAAATATACATCTACGATGGACTTTATATGATTGAAAGCTCATGGACAGAGAAAAATAAGGCAGGGTTCAACATGTTTAAGTACAAGTTGCTAAGAGAACCAGGACAACCTGATGGAATTGCAATATGGAAAATGACCCAGAAGTGGAAAGAAAATCCATCAAGTAGAGGTAAAGTGATATTACCTGACATATCATCAGGTGCAGAAAATATTCCTGTTTGCCTTGTCAATGATGTTGATGATGAGAGAGGGCCAAACCATTTTGTATACATAACAAGTGTCAAGTATCCCCACCCTATTGACATGATGAAGCCTCTACAGGGTTGTATGTGCCTTAGTGTTTGTCTTCCTGGTGATATGAACTGCTCCTGTGCCAACCACAATGGGGGTGATTTACCATACAATTCAATGGGTCTTCTTGTATGTCGTAAGCCATTGATTTATGAGTGTTGCTCATCTTGCCAATGCACATTTAATTGCCGAAATAGGGTGACTCTCAAGGGTATCAGGCTTCACTTTGAAGTTTTCAGGACAAGTGATCGTGGTTGGGGCCTTCGTTCATGGGACCCTATTAGAGCAGGTACATTTATTTGTGAATATACAGGTGAAGTTATTGATAGGAGCAAACTTGAAGATGAAATTGAAGAGGATGAGTATATCTTTCAAGCTACTTATCTCGGTGAAAAAGCAATGGGATTCAATTGTAGGCCTGAATTATTGGAAGAGGCAGAATTAAGTACCGAAACTGAGGTGTTTAGGTCATTTCCCATTACATTAAGCGCAAAGAATTCTGGCAACATAGCACGTTTTATTAATCATAGCTGCTCGCCAAATGTCTTCTGGCAACCTGTTTTATATGATCATGGTGATGAAGAGTATCCACATATAATGTTCTTTGCAATGAAGCACATTCCTCCTATGACTGAACTGACATATGATTATGGTCCTGGGACTGGATCAATCCATAATAAGAAGTGCTTGTGTGCAGCTCCAATTTGTCGAGGCTATTTTGGATAA
- the LOC122007084 gene encoding p-coumarate 3-hydroxylase-like: MDRSDLLPAGLAALAVILALYFRFRTRLPPGPWPWPVVGNLYEIKPVRFRCFAEWAQKYGPIMSVWFGTSLTVVVSSSDLAREVLKDKDQQLADRPRTRSAARFSRNGADLIWADYGPHYVKVRKVCNLELFSPKRLEALRPIREDEVTAMVESIFRVCTQPEKLGLSFVLKDHLQAVAFNNITRLAFGKRFVKPDGTIDEQGIEFKTIVSNGHKFGASLSLAEFVSWLRWMFPLDEEAYEKHNARRDKLTKTIMEEHTQARYKSGAKDHFVDALLTLKDQYDLSEDTIIGLLWDMITAGMDTTVISVEWAMSEIVRNPRIQDKIQDELDSVIGQERIINETDFANLPYLQCAVKESLRLHPPTPLMLPHKASANVKIGGYDIPKGSNVLVNVWAIARDPTVWRNPLEYRPERFLEEDIDIKGHDLRVLPFGAGRRVCPGAQLGINLVSSMLAHLLHHFKWTLPDGVKSEDVDMRETPGMVTFMHTPLQVVAHPRLPTHLYARVPAEI, from the exons ATGGACCGCTCCGATCTCCTCCCGGCGGGCCTCGCCGCTCTCGCCGTTATCCTCGCTCTCTACTTCCGCTTCCGCACGAGGCTGCCCCCCGGGCCCTGGCCGTGGCCCGTCGTTGGTAACCTCTACGAAATCAAGCCCGTTCGCTTCCGGTGCTTCGCCGAGTGGGCCCAGAAGTACGGCCCCATCATGTCCGTCTGGTTCGGCACCTCCCTCACCGTCGTCGTGTCCAGCTCCGATCTCGCTCGCGAGGTGCTCAAGGACAAGGACCAGCAGCTAGCCGATCGCCCCCGCACCCGCTCGGCCGCCAGATTCAGCCGCAACGGGGCCGACCTCATCTGGGCCGACTACGGACCCCACTACGTCAAGGTCCGTAAGGTCTGCAACCTCGAGCTCTTCTCCCCCAAACGCCTCGAAGCCCTCCGCCCCATTCGCGAGGACGAGGTCACCGCCATGGTCGAATCCATCTTCCGAGTCTGTACGCAACCAG aaAAGCTTGGCCTGAGCTTTGTACTCAAGGACCATCTGCAAGCTGTGGCGTTCAACAATATTACACGTCTTGCTTTTGGGAAGCGATTTGTGAAACCAGATGGTACTATCGATGAGCAAGGAATCGAGTTCAAGACAATTGTTTCCAATGGCCACAAATTTGGTGCCTCCCTCTCACTTGCTGAATTTGTGTCATGGTTGAGGTGGATGTTCCCACTTGATGAAGAGGCCTATGAGAAGCACAATGCTCGAAGGGATAAGTTGACTAAAACAATCATGGAAGAGCACACTCAAGCACGCTACAAAAGTGGAGCTAAGGATCACTTTGTGGATGCGCTTCTTACACTGAAAGACCAATATGATCTTAGTGAGGACACAATTATTGGACTTCTTTGG GACATGATTACAGCTGGAATGGACACAACTGTTATATCAGTTGAATGGGCCATGTCGGAGATTGTGAGGAACCCAAGAATTCAAGATAAAATCCAGGACGAATTGGATAGTGTCATTGGACAAGAGCGCATCATAAATGAAACTGACTTTGCTAATCTCCCTTATTTGCAGTGTGCTGTAAAAGAATCGTTAAGACTCCATCCTCCAACTCCCCTCATGCTTCCCCACAAAGCCAGTGCAAATGTCAAGATTGGTGGCTATGATATTCCCAAGGGCTCCAATGTGCTTGTCAATGTTTGGGCAATTGCACGCGATCCAACTGTTTGGAGAAACCCTCTAGAGTACCGACCTGAGCGGTTCCTTGAGGAGGACATTGACATTAAGGGTCATGACCTTCGAGTGCTACCATTTGGAGCTGGTCGTAGAGTTTGCCCTGGGGCACAGCTGGGCATCAATTTGGTTTCTTCAATGTTGGCACATCTCTTACACCACTTCAAGTGGACACTTCCCGATGGTGTTAAATCAGAGGATGTTGATATGAGAGAGACTCCTGGGATGGTCACCTTCATGCATACTCCATTGCAAGTTGTTGCACATCCTAGGTTGCCAACCCATTTATACGCCCGCGTCCCAGCTGAAATTTAA